Below is a genomic region from Prolixibacteraceae bacterium.
ATGAAGGAAAGAGCATGTTGTTTGGTGGTTTAAAATGGAGTTCTATCAATAAGATCATGACTTCCATTTTTCACCTTGTACAGGTTGCTGTTTTGGCACGGTTTCTCGATACTGATGTTTTTGGATCATTGGCTATAGCGATGGTTGTAGTTAGCTTTACTCATGTGTTTGTCGAAATGGGGGTCACTACTGCTCTTCTACATAAACAGACAATATCTAAAGTGCAATACTCTAGTTTGTATTGGCTTACAATTATCTCATCTTTATTGAGTTATTTCGTCCTATTTTTAGTTGCACCTATTATTGCCGAACTTTATAACTCCATGGGGTTAGTTGATGTAATAAGAGTACTTGGATTAAATCTTATTTTGATCTCTTTAGGAAAATTACATCATACATTTCTACAAAAGAATTTTATGTTCAGAGAGATCTTTTATGGGGAATCTATTTCAGTATTAATAGGCACCGTATTTGCGATCACTCTATGTTTTAATGGTTATGGAATATATAGTTTGGTCTACTCCACTTTAATAAGATCGGTTGTTGCAAGTTTAGTTTTTATTCTGATAGATTATGCCAGGCACCCTCTGCTGTTCACCATATCAATTCATGGAACACTCTCTTTTTATCGAATTGGGTTCTATTCGATGGCGACTTCACTATTAGACTTCTTGTCCAAAGAGATGGATATAATAATTTTAGGTGCAGTATTATCACCTTCTTCTGTTGGGGTTTATACTCTTTCAAAGGAGTTCGGGTTAAGGCTGTTTAGGCTGATAAATCCTGTTATAACCTCTGTTTTAAGTCCCTATTTCTCCTTGATGCAGCAGCAAAAAGAGAAGTTAAAAGAGACCTATTTAATGGTTGTTAGAGCCATGGCCCTTATAAATTTCCCTATATATATGATAGTTGCATTAGGTGCAGGAGAGATCCTAACTGTCTTTTATGGATCAGCCTATTTTGAAGGTAGAACGGTTCTATTATTCTTATCATTGGCATATGCCATTCAGGCCGTCGGTAGTCCTGTTGGTGCACTACAGGTGGCAACAGGTAAAACAAATCTCGGATTCTATTGGACTGTAGTTCGTGTGATAATTACTCCAGTTGTAATATATATTGGTAGTTTGGGAGGAATGAATATGGTCGCACTTTCTTATTTTATTGTATCTCTTATCTATCAGTATCCTGCATGGAGAATAATGATAAGAAAGATGATATCCGTACCATTTGTCAACTATCTACGATGTTATGTTTGGACTTTGATGGTAATGCTTATTAGTCTTATCTTAAGTATGATGATCTGCTCATATATAACGGTTTCATCCATGATATTACTTTTATGTTGTAAAGTGTTCATCGTCTTATCTATTTATGCGGTCTTAACTTACTTTATGAATCCTAAAGGAGGACATCTGTATGTGATTTGGATAAAAGACATAAAGAAACATCTATATTCTGTATGAAGAAGATCTATGCGGAATGGATATATAATGATCGGACTTACAGGCCTTCTCAGTCTCTTTGACCTAATACCTATCGCTTCGCACTGGGCTATTAACTGTAGCACTTTCAGTGCATGCCGCAATAACATGAGTTCGAAAAAATGATTTATCTGTTCAGATCAATAAACAGGGTTTTATTAGTAATAAATACTGACTATAACTAAAAGGTTGTTGCATTAGGATCTATATTTTATGACCCTAATATTGGGATATTCCATTACAAGCCCAATGAATCCTCTTTGATTTATTGGGCTTGTATTTATCTAGCCAAAATAAAGGCTGTGCTTTATATTT
It encodes:
- a CDS encoding MOP flippase family protein; translated protein: MLNEGKSMLFGGLKWSSINKIMTSIFHLVQVAVLARFLDTDVFGSLAIAMVVVSFTHVFVEMGVTTALLHKQTISKVQYSSLYWLTIISSLLSYFVLFLVAPIIAELYNSMGLVDVIRVLGLNLILISLGKLHHTFLQKNFMFREIFYGESISVLIGTVFAITLCFNGYGIYSLVYSTLIRSVVASLVFILIDYARHPLLFTISIHGTLSFYRIGFYSMATSLLDFLSKEMDIIILGAVLSPSSVGVYTLSKEFGLRLFRLINPVITSVLSPYFSLMQQQKEKLKETYLMVVRAMALINFPIYMIVALGAGEILTVFYGSAYFEGRTVLLFLSLAYAIQAVGSPVGALQVATGKTNLGFYWTVVRVIITPVVIYIGSLGGMNMVALSYFIVSLIYQYPAWRIMIRKMISVPFVNYLRCYVWTLMVMLISLILSMMICSYITVSSMILLLCCKVFIVLSIYAVLTYFMNPKGGHLYVIWIKDIKKHLYSV